Proteins encoded within one genomic window of Candidatus Methylomirabilota bacterium:
- a CDS encoding ABC transporter permease gives LLLIALLVAAALLAPVLSTHPDDVFELHPSQRLQAPSGTHWLGTDRMGADVYSRLLFGARITILIGLIAVGASLLIGVPIGLVAGYHHGWASDALMRVSDIFLAVPQVVLAIAIAQTLGPSLPNVILALSVTYWPWFARVVYAETRALQKEAFVESTAALGASPWRLTVLHVLPNIASPIIVRSSIGMGFTILTAAALGFLGLGPPPPTPEWGRTIAESREFLPDAWWYAAAPGVAIFLTVMGFNLLGDGLRDVLDPRLRRSPARDG, from the coding sequence CTGCTGCTCATCGCGCTGCTGGTGGCCGCGGCGCTGCTGGCGCCGGTGCTGTCCACGCACCCGGACGACGTCTTCGAGCTGCACCCGTCCCAGCGGCTCCAGGCGCCGAGCGGCACGCACTGGCTCGGCACCGACCGCATGGGCGCGGACGTCTACAGCCGCCTGCTCTTCGGGGCGCGCATCACGATCCTCATCGGGCTGATCGCGGTCGGCGCCTCGCTGCTGATCGGCGTGCCGATCGGCCTGGTGGCCGGCTACCACCACGGCTGGGCGAGCGACGCGCTCATGCGCGTGTCCGACATCTTCCTCGCCGTGCCGCAGGTGGTGCTGGCCATCGCCATCGCCCAGACCCTCGGCCCGTCGCTGCCCAACGTGATCCTCGCGCTCTCGGTCACCTACTGGCCGTGGTTCGCCCGCGTGGTCTACGCCGAGACGCGCGCGCTCCAGAAGGAGGCCTTCGTCGAGTCCACCGCCGCGCTCGGGGCCTCGCCCTGGCGGCTCACCGTGCTGCACGTGCTGCCGAACATCGCCTCGCCGATCATCGTGCGCTCGTCGATCGGCATGGGCTTCACCATCCTGACCGCGGCCGCGCTCGGCTTCCTCGGCCTCGGGCCCCCGCCGCCCACGCCGGAGTGGGGGCGGACCATTGCGGAGTCGCGCGAGTTCCTGCCCGATGCCTGGTGGTACGCGGCGGCGCCGGGCGTCGCCATCTTCCTCACCGTCATGGGCTTCAACCTGC